The genomic interval CGAGACGTCGAGTTCCTGCGCGGCACCGGACAGGCTGCCCGCCCGCATGATGGCGTCGAAGACGCGAAGATCGTCGATGCTGTCGAGCCGCCCCATCCGGCGCATTAGAGCGCCGGTTCTCGCACTATCAAGAGATTGCGAGGACCCGTGCCTTAGATTCATATTTGATCGTCAGCGAAATCGCTCTGCTGCGGCCGGGAACGGTCGAATCCCGCCATTCTTGCCTATGGGCGCAATCAGCCTTGCCGGATCGAGGGGGAGCGGATCGCCACCCGGTCTGTTTTCGATTCATGCGCTGACGGAAGGCGTGGCCGCATCGCGGCCGCCCGGCATGTCCTGACCCTTCGTCAGCCCGTCCCGCCCACGGATAAAGTTCTTCATGACCGGCACGACCTTCCCCCGCCCCGTCCAGGGCAAGACCGTCCGCTACGCCTTCGTCGGCCTGGGCGACATCACCCAGGAGGCGATGCTGCCCGGGGTCCGCCACACCGGCAATTCGGAGGTCACCGCCCTCGTCACCGGCAATCCCGAGAAGGCGCGCCGGGTCGGTGAGCAATACGGCGTCACCGACACCTACGGCTACGATGAGTTCGGCACGCTGCTGGCCTCGGGGACCATCGACGCGATCTACCTCGCCACCCCGAACTGGCGCCACGCCGAGTTCGCGATTCCCGCCCTCAAGGCCGGCATCCACGTGCTGGTGGAGAAGCCGCTCGAGATCTCGAGCGAAAAATGCCGGGAGATCATGGCGGTGCAGGCCGCCTCGTCGGCCAAGCTGATGGTCGCCTACCGGCTGCATTTCGAGCCGGCGACGCTCGACACCATCGGCCTGATCCGCTCCGGCGCGCTCGGTGAACTCCTCACCTTCACCTCGACCTTCACGCAGATGGTCTCGCCCGAGAACCATCGGGCGAAGAGCGGCGTCGAGGCCGGCCCGATCTTCGACATGGGCCCGTATACGATCAACGCCGCCCGCTACGTGTTCGGCGACGAGCCGACCGAGGTGGTCTCGGCCGTCGGCGTGCGCCACCCTGAGGCCGGGTTCGGCGACTTCGACGACACCGTCGCGGTCACCCTGCGCTTCCCCGGCAATCGCCTCGCGCAGTTCGTGCTGTCCTATTACGGCAGCGTGCTCGACACCTACGCGGTCGTCGGCACCAAGGGCAGCGTCGAGGTCAATCCGGCCTACATGTACGGCAAGCCGCTGGAGCGGACGGTGACCATCGGCGACGAGAAGCACCACGACAGCTTCAAGAACACCGACCATTTCGGCGGCGAGCTGAAGTACTTCTCGGATTGCATCCTGAACGGCACCGACCCCGAGCCCGATGCCGAGGAGGGCTACGCCGACCTGCGGGTGATCGAGGGGATCCTGAAGGCTCTGGAGAGCGGCGGCCCGGTGCGGCTCGAGCCGTTCGCGCGCACGAAGCGCATCAACCTCTCGGGACAGCTCCAGCAATTGCCGGCACAGGCTCCGCCCGATCTCGTTGACGCGTCCAACCCCGGCCGGGGCAAGGACAAGTCTCCGCTGAACTGAAGGCGCGGCGGGCCGAAGCCGTACCGAAAGAACCGAGGCCGGGCCGGGCCGGGCGTGACCGACGCCCGGTCCGGCCCGGCCGCTCCCGTTTCGTCACCCCCCGCTTGGCCCGGACCGGCGCCGCCGGTCGCGACGAGGCTTGGCGCTTGCAAGCGATCCACCATGACCCTGACCGAACCGACCGAGAACCGCCCCACGGATCCCGAGGCCGCCGAGGAGATACGTCCGGTGCGCGCCGCGCCGGGGCGCCACCCGACTCTCGTCCTGCTCGCGCTCGCGGTCGGGGGCTTCGCCATCGGCACCACGGAATTCGCCGCGATGAGCCTGCTGCCGGCCTTTGCTCCCGAACTCGGCATCGATGCGCCGACGGCCGGACACGTCATTAGCGCCTACGCTTTGGGCGTGGTGGTCGGCGCCCCCCTGATCGCCGTCCTGGCCGCGCGCTTCGCCCGCCGGACCCTGCTCGTCGGCCTCATGCTGCTGTTCGCCGTCGGCAACGCCCTCTCGGCGCTCGCGCCGGATTACGGCTGGATGCTGGCCTTCCGCTTCATTGCCGGGCTGCCGCACGGGGCCTATTTCGGCGTGGCCTCTCTGGTCGCCGCCTCGCTCGTGCCGCGGGAGCGCCGGACGCAGGCGGTCTCGCGGGTGATCCTCGGCCTGTCGGTGGCCACCATCGTCGGCGTGCCGCTCGCCAACGGCATCGGGCAGGTCGTCGGCTGGCGCTGGAGCTTCGCCCTCGTGGCGGCGCTCGCCACCCTCACGGCGATCCTGGTCCAGCTCTTCGCTCCCCTCGGCCGGCCCGTCCAGGGTGCCAGCGCCCTGCGCGAACTCGGTGCCCTGAAGCGGGGGCAGGTCTGGCTCACCCTGATGACCGGCGCCATCGGTTTCGGCGGCCTGTTCTCGGTCTACACCTATCTCGCCTCGACCCTGCTCGAGGTCACGCACGCCTCTCCCGTGGTGATCCCCGCGGTGCTCGCGGTGTTCGGCCTCGGCCTGACCGCCGGAACCTTCGTCTGCGCCTGGGCCGGCGACCGGGCCCTGATGCCGGCGATCGGCCTCACCCTGCTGTGGGGCGCCGGCGCGCTCGCCCTCTATCCCCTCGCGACCGGGAACGTCTGGACCATGGTGGCGGCGGTGTTCCTGATCGGCTCCGGCGGCGGCCTGTCGAGCCTGCTCCAGGCTCGGCTGATGGACGTGGCCGAGGATGCGCAGACGATGGCGGCGGCCCTGAACCATTCGGCCTTCAACACCGCCAACGCCCTCGGACCGTGGCTGGCCGGCCTCGCGCTGGCGGCCGGATACGGCCTGCCGACGACGGGCGTGGTCGGCATGGGCCTCGCCCTCTCGGGCTTCGCCATCTGGGCGGTGTCGTACCTGCTGGATCGCCGGGCCGTTGCGGTGCGGCGCTGACCGGAACCGGCCTTCTTCGGTTAAAGAGCGTTGCGCCCCGCGCCCGGCCTCGCCCACGAAACGTCGCGGACGAGATCCGACGAGATCGGGCAATCACCGTCCTCACCGCATCGTCGGCATGACGAAGTCGGCGCCGGCGCGGTCGGGCAACGGGAGGCGGTGCGGGCGGGGACCGGCATCGGCATCCTGCACGACTTCGCCGCCGCCGGGCTGCCCGACCGCGTGCGCATCCTGGAAGGTGCTAGAGCCGTACCCGACCTGATTGCATCAGGTCGGCGTCTCTCGCGCATCGTGCTGGATATCGGATCCAGCACGATGCGCTCGGCTTTTGTTTTTACATCATCTTTTTCCGAAAGCCGGAAACCACCTTTCGGGATGATGCTCTAGGCCTCTGATTTGATGCGCATTCTTTCGGCGAACCGGCTTCCACTTCGTCGAAATGCGCTCTATGCGAGCCCGGACAGGGCCAGCTCCGCGAGCGGGAACAGCGTCGCTGCGGGCGATTGCGATGGGGCGTTGCGGGGCGAAGGCGCTCCGACCGCTGCGCGGGCGAGCGACCCCGTCCATGTCGTCAGGCCCGCACCGATCGCCTCCCGACGCACGGTCTCCAGCCCGATCCGACCGTAGATGCGCGGATCGGCGATCTGGGGATCCTGCTCCGCCTCGACGATCAGCCAGCCGCGATACTTGATGTCGGCGAGTGCGCGGAGCACAGGGCCGAAGGCGAGGCTGCCGTCCCCCGGCACCGTGAACATCCCCGCCAGGACGCCGTCGAGGAAGCTGCCTCCCGCGGCCTCGACGGCGGCGAAGGCCGGTGGGCGCACATCCTTGCAGTGGACATGGGCGATCCGTTCCGGATGTTCGCGGATCAGCGCGACCGGATCGATCCCGCCCAACACCGCGTGGCCGGTATCGAGCACGAGGCCGACATGGCTCGGGGTGTGGGCGAGCATCGCGCTCAGGTCGGTCACGCTCTGGACCGCGGTGCCGAGATGGTGGTGGTAGGCCAGCCGGAAGCCCTCGCGGGCCAGGTACTCGGACAGGTGCGTCAGCTCCCGGCCGAAGCGGCGCCAGCCCGCCCAGTCCAGCACCGGCCGGTGGGCCAGGGGCACGCGGCGCAGGCCGTGGATGGAGGTGGAGCATTCGGCGGCGATGAAGACGTCGCATCCCATCGCCCTCAGCAGCCGAAGATGCGGCTGGAGCGCCTCGATCTCCGCCTCGGCATCGACGGTGAGCAGGCTGCTGGCGTACCAGCCCGCGGCCAGGGCCAGCCCGGACGGAGCCAGGAGGGCCGAGAGTGCCGCGGGCTCGCGGGGGAAGGCGCCGCCCAGTTCGATCCCGTCGTAGCCGATCGCGGCGGCCTCGTGGAACATCCGCTCCAGCGGTGTCCCGGCCCCGAGTTCGGGCAGGTCGTCGTTGATCCAGGCGATGGGGCTGACCCCGAAGCGGATACGCTCAGACACGGGCGCCTCCCGCGGACAGCTCCGCCTCGATCGATTCCAGGCTCCGATCCCGCGTCTCCGGCAGCCAGCGCGCCGTGAAGACCACCCCGAACAGGCAGCAGCCGCCGAACAGGAAGAAGGTCGCGAAGTCGAGGGTCTGCACGACGGGCAGGAAGGCGAGCGAGATCAGCGCGTTGGTGAGCCACAGAACCGCGACGCTCGCGCCGATCATCAGCCCGCGCACCCGCAGCGGGAAGATCTCCGACATCATGATCCAGCTCACGAGCTGGATGGTCCCCTGCACGATCGCGAGGAAGCCGAACATGCCGACGGTCAGGAGGTAGGGCCGGGCCGGGTTGTCGAGCGGCACGACGATGCCGATCACGCCGATGAAGACGTGCAGCGCCGTCGCGCAGCCGAAGCCGAGGATCAGCATCGAGCGGCGTCCGACGCGGTTGACCACCATCACGCCGACGAGCATCGCCACGATGCTGATCAGGCCGTTCAGCACGTTGAAGATCAGGGCCGTGTTCCGGGTGAAGCCGGCCTGCTCAAGGACTTGCGTCCCGTAATACATCACCGAGTTGATGCCGGTGAGCTGCGCGAGCGCGGCCAGCCCCATGCCGACGAAGAGCAGGCGCACCAGCCAGGGCTCCGCCACGAGGTCGCGCCAGCTGGTCGAGCGCTTGACCGCGTCGAGCCGCGCGAGGACGCGCACCTCTTCCATCTCGGCCTGGGCGCGGGCCTCGGAGCGGATCGTGCGCAGCACGTCCAGGGCTTCGGGGGAGCGGCCCTGCGCCATCAGCCAGCGCGGGCTCTCGGGCATCCGGCGCATCCCGAGGAACAGGACGACGGCGGGCAGGAGCGCGACGGCGAGCATGATGCGCCAGACGTGCTCGTTGCCGCCCAGCACGTTGCCGATGACGGCGTTGAACAGGAAGGCCAGGAACTGGCCGGACACGATCATGATGTCGTTGCGGCCGATCATGCTGCCGCGCTGCTCCGCCGGGGCGACCTCGGAGAGGTAGACCGGCACCGTGACCGACGCGCCGCCGACCGCGAGGCCGAGCACGACGCGGAAGACGATGAGGATGTCGTAGGTCGGCGCCAGGACGCAGCCGAGCGCGCCGACGAAGAACAGGGCGCCGAGGCCTGTGATGGTGACCCGCCGCCCGATCCGGTCCGAGATCCGCCCGCCGGCCAGGGCGCCGAGGGTCGCGCCGATCAGCAGGCTGAAGGTGACGAACCCCTCTTGGAGCGGCGACAGGCCGAAATAGTCGGCGATGTAGGACAACGCCCCGTTCAGCACGCCGGTGTCGTAGCCGAACAGCAACCCGCCGAAGGTGGCGATCACGCCGATCAGGCTGAGGCGGGCGGTGTGACGACCCTTGCCGAGTTCCGGCAGATCGAGGGCGACCGTGTCCGGCGCCATGGTTCCATGGGACATGTGCTCGTTCCTCCCCGGTGTGGTTTTTGTCGGCTTGTCGTCGCGGCCCGAGGTCGGCGGCCCGAGGTCGGCGGCCTCGGGCGGTGGCCGGAGGCCGCGTTCTCAGGCGGCGTCCTCAGGCAGCGTGGCGCCCGCCATCCACCGGGAGCGCGGCTCCGGTGATGAAGGCCGA from Methylobacterium sp. AMS5 carries:
- a CDS encoding sugar porter family MFS transporter, producing MSHGTMAPDTVALDLPELGKGRHTARLSLIGVIATFGGLLFGYDTGVLNGALSYIADYFGLSPLQEGFVTFSLLIGATLGALAGGRISDRIGRRVTITGLGALFFVGALGCVLAPTYDILIVFRVVLGLAVGGASVTVPVYLSEVAPAEQRGSMIGRNDIMIVSGQFLAFLFNAVIGNVLGGNEHVWRIMLAVALLPAVVLFLGMRRMPESPRWLMAQGRSPEALDVLRTIRSEARAQAEMEEVRVLARLDAVKRSTSWRDLVAEPWLVRLLFVGMGLAALAQLTGINSVMYYGTQVLEQAGFTRNTALIFNVLNGLISIVAMLVGVMVVNRVGRRSMLILGFGCATALHVFIGVIGIVVPLDNPARPYLLTVGMFGFLAIVQGTIQLVSWIMMSEIFPLRVRGLMIGASVAVLWLTNALISLAFLPVVQTLDFATFFLFGGCCLFGVVFTARWLPETRDRSLESIEAELSAGGARV
- the iolE gene encoding myo-inosose-2 dehydratase, with product MSERIRFGVSPIAWINDDLPELGAGTPLERMFHEAAAIGYDGIELGGAFPREPAALSALLAPSGLALAAGWYASSLLTVDAEAEIEALQPHLRLLRAMGCDVFIAAECSTSIHGLRRVPLAHRPVLDWAGWRRFGRELTHLSEYLAREGFRLAYHHHLGTAVQSVTDLSAMLAHTPSHVGLVLDTGHAVLGGIDPVALIREHPERIAHVHCKDVRPPAFAAVEAAGGSFLDGVLAGMFTVPGDGSLAFGPVLRALADIKYRGWLIVEAEQDPQIADPRIYGRIGLETVRREAIGAGLTTWTGSLARAAVGAPSPRNAPSQSPAATLFPLAELALSGLA
- a CDS encoding MFS transporter; amino-acid sequence: MTLTEPTENRPTDPEAAEEIRPVRAAPGRHPTLVLLALAVGGFAIGTTEFAAMSLLPAFAPELGIDAPTAGHVISAYALGVVVGAPLIAVLAARFARRTLLVGLMLLFAVGNALSALAPDYGWMLAFRFIAGLPHGAYFGVASLVAASLVPRERRTQAVSRVILGLSVATIVGVPLANGIGQVVGWRWSFALVAALATLTAILVQLFAPLGRPVQGASALRELGALKRGQVWLTLMTGAIGFGGLFSVYTYLASTLLEVTHASPVVIPAVLAVFGLGLTAGTFVCAWAGDRALMPAIGLTLLWGAGALALYPLATGNVWTMVAAVFLIGSGGGLSSLLQARLMDVAEDAQTMAAALNHSAFNTANALGPWLAGLALAAGYGLPTTGVVGMGLALSGFAIWAVSYLLDRRAVAVRR
- a CDS encoding Gfo/Idh/MocA family oxidoreductase, with translation MTGTTFPRPVQGKTVRYAFVGLGDITQEAMLPGVRHTGNSEVTALVTGNPEKARRVGEQYGVTDTYGYDEFGTLLASGTIDAIYLATPNWRHAEFAIPALKAGIHVLVEKPLEISSEKCREIMAVQAASSAKLMVAYRLHFEPATLDTIGLIRSGALGELLTFTSTFTQMVSPENHRAKSGVEAGPIFDMGPYTINAARYVFGDEPTEVVSAVGVRHPEAGFGDFDDTVAVTLRFPGNRLAQFVLSYYGSVLDTYAVVGTKGSVEVNPAYMYGKPLERTVTIGDEKHHDSFKNTDHFGGELKYFSDCILNGTDPEPDAEEGYADLRVIEGILKALESGGPVRLEPFARTKRINLSGQLQQLPAQAPPDLVDASNPGRGKDKSPLN